One part of the Phragmites australis chromosome 3, lpPhrAust1.1, whole genome shotgun sequence genome encodes these proteins:
- the LOC133912616 gene encoding protein LNK1-like isoform X1 encodes MPDWRVGEFEGKFKDEFAQSNNNEHEGGIGTPGITSSKKLKHAVASEESPQGGISGANNTDSQKCNSEHIQSANGVISQNINSTNNCIGDCKDGSNTFPLREENTTTETRCPTDNWNTCQFALSNGSPILNNHSAPQGSLTYGDNDLNYIEWPGIDNFEEVDTLFRTCDSTYGQQQLENTNELSWIPSSSDAVYSSDVALQQGFDSSYSDYGILDDLSAFHCADDKSLSSVDPSVALCDKQFNDNYLFNEQKNVNAYDEQVYQEDAMEFLPTDQICSGHENFDMVGSQYSSGNAIQGIEEKQYSIASASQLSSSQNLLKKKHHLDSSSPSNITSEPYPERNGQFSPSGASFAQMNTKVQKKVVNIQPRQPISDNVVNGHPQTLTRRASYPCENYETERKGLGKRTLGDPQVTMGTSMVVDGSFVSSMSSDNSVEESSFRQLQDAVRQLDVQTKLCIRDGLYRLARSAQHRQVFPNTMNSNGDSQDVKDMQNAETSRKFVDPRSIETQTNPIDRSIALLLFHQSSDHVTGAVDDASSLKSHVSKKQHQGPAKNQDVVPASSIYSPRGQGGFKDAKCLDNY; translated from the exons ATGCCAGATTGGAGGGTGGGCGAG TTTGAAGGTAAATTCAAGGATGAATTTGCTCAGAGTAATAATAACGAACATGAAGGTGGAATTGGGACTCCTGGTATCACTAGTAGTAAGAAGTTGAAGCATGCAGTTGCCAGTGAGGAAAGCCCCCAAGGTGGCATCTCTGGAGCAAATAACACAGATTCACAGAAGTGTAATTCAGAGCACATCCAGTCTGCCAATGGGGTAATATCCCAGAACATAAACAGTACCAATAACTGCATAGGAGACTGCAAAGATGGCTCAAATACCTTTCCTTTGAGAGAAGAAAATACAACCACAGAAACCAGATGTCCAACAGATAATTGGAATACCTGTCAGTTTGCACTGAGCAATGGTTCGCCCATTCTCAATAACCACAGTGCGCCGCAGGGTAGCCTCACTTATGGAGATAATGATTTAAACTACATCGAATGGCCTGGCATTGACAATTTTGAGGAGGTCGATACATTATTCAG gACATGTGATTCCACATATGGTCAGCAGCAGCTGGAGAACACAAATGAGCTATCTTGgattccttcttcttcagatgcCGTTTACTCTTCTGATGTTGCTCTGCAGCAAGGGTTTGACTCCTCTTATTCAGATTATGGTATTCTGGATGACCTCTCAGCATTCCACTGTGCAGATGATAAATCATTATCCTCGGTTGATCCTTCAGTTGCTCTATGTGACAAGCAATTCAATGACAATTATCTGTTCAATGAGCAAAAGAATGTGAATGCATATGACGAACAG GTTTACCAAGAGGATGCGATGGAGTTCTTGCCCACTGACCAGATATGCAGTGGGCATGAAAACTTTGATATG GTTGGAAGTCAATATTCGTCAGGAAATGCCATTCAAGGTATTGAAGAAAAGCAATATTCTATAGCTTCAGCTTCTCAGCTGAGCTCCTCTCAgaatttattgaagaaaaagcaccaCTTAGATTCCAGTTCACCAAGCAACATTACTTCTGAGCCCTATCCAGAAAGAAATGGCCAGTTCAGTCCATCTGGTGCTTCATTTGCTCAGATGAACACTAAGG TGCAGAAGAAAGTTGTCAACATACAACCAAGACAGCCCATAAGTGATAATGTGGTGAACGGACATCCTCAAACATTGACAAGAAGAGCTTCATATCCTTGTGAGAATTATGAAACTGAAAGAAAGGGGTTAGGCAAAAGAACATTGGGGGATCCTCAAGTTACAATGGGTACTTCAATGGTAGTGGATGGCTCATTTGTATCATCTATGTCCTCTGATAACTCAGTTGAAGAAAGCAGCTTTCGACAACTTCAGGATGCTGTTAGACAG CTGGATGTCCAAACCAAATTGTGCATTAGAGATGGTTTATACCGACTGGCACGAAGTGCTCAACATAGGCAAGTTTTTCCAAATACAATGAACAGCAATGGAGATAGCCAGGATGTAAAGGATATGCAAAATGCAGAAACTTCGCGCAA GTTTGTCGATCCTCGGAGCATTGAGACACAGACAAACCCAATTGATCGGTCTATAGCTCTGTTACTTTTCCATCAGTCATCGGACCACGTAACTGGAGCAGTTGATGATGCCTCATCACTAAAGTCCCATGTTAGT AAAAAGCAACACCAGGGCCCTGCTAAAAACCAGGATGTGGTACCAGCTTCATCTATATATTCCCCAAGAGGACAGGGTGGGTTCAAGGATGCAAAATGTCTGGACAATTACTGA
- the LOC133912616 gene encoding protein LNK1-like isoform X2: protein MPDWRVGEFEGKFKDEFAQSNNNEHEGGIGTPGITSSKKLKHAVASEESPQGGISGANNTDSQKCNSEHIQSANGVISQNINSTNNCIGDCKDGSNTFPLREENTTTETRCPTDNWNTCQFALSNGSPILNNHSAPQGSLTYGDNDLNYIEWPGIDNFEEVDTLFRTCDSTYGQQQLENTNELSWIPSSSDAVYSSDVALQQGFDSSYSDYGILDDLSAFHCADDKSLSSVDPSVALCDKQFNDNYLFNEQKNVNAYDEQVYQEDAMEFLPTDQICSGHENFDMVGSQYSSGNAIQGIEEKQYSIASASQLSSSQNLLKKKHHLDSSSPSNITSEPYPERNGQFSPSGASFAQMNTKVQKKVVNIQPRQPISDNVVNGHPQTLTRRASYPCENYETERKGLGKRTLGDPQVTMGTSMVVDGSFVSSMSSDNSVEESSFRQLQDAVRQLDVQTKLCIRDGLYRLARSAQHRQVFPNTMNSNGDSQDVKDMQNAETSRKFVDPRSIETQTNPIDRSIALLLFHQSSDHVTGAVDDASSLKSHKKQHQGPAKNQDVVPASSIYSPRGQGGFKDAKCLDNY from the exons ATGCCAGATTGGAGGGTGGGCGAG TTTGAAGGTAAATTCAAGGATGAATTTGCTCAGAGTAATAATAACGAACATGAAGGTGGAATTGGGACTCCTGGTATCACTAGTAGTAAGAAGTTGAAGCATGCAGTTGCCAGTGAGGAAAGCCCCCAAGGTGGCATCTCTGGAGCAAATAACACAGATTCACAGAAGTGTAATTCAGAGCACATCCAGTCTGCCAATGGGGTAATATCCCAGAACATAAACAGTACCAATAACTGCATAGGAGACTGCAAAGATGGCTCAAATACCTTTCCTTTGAGAGAAGAAAATACAACCACAGAAACCAGATGTCCAACAGATAATTGGAATACCTGTCAGTTTGCACTGAGCAATGGTTCGCCCATTCTCAATAACCACAGTGCGCCGCAGGGTAGCCTCACTTATGGAGATAATGATTTAAACTACATCGAATGGCCTGGCATTGACAATTTTGAGGAGGTCGATACATTATTCAG gACATGTGATTCCACATATGGTCAGCAGCAGCTGGAGAACACAAATGAGCTATCTTGgattccttcttcttcagatgcCGTTTACTCTTCTGATGTTGCTCTGCAGCAAGGGTTTGACTCCTCTTATTCAGATTATGGTATTCTGGATGACCTCTCAGCATTCCACTGTGCAGATGATAAATCATTATCCTCGGTTGATCCTTCAGTTGCTCTATGTGACAAGCAATTCAATGACAATTATCTGTTCAATGAGCAAAAGAATGTGAATGCATATGACGAACAG GTTTACCAAGAGGATGCGATGGAGTTCTTGCCCACTGACCAGATATGCAGTGGGCATGAAAACTTTGATATG GTTGGAAGTCAATATTCGTCAGGAAATGCCATTCAAGGTATTGAAGAAAAGCAATATTCTATAGCTTCAGCTTCTCAGCTGAGCTCCTCTCAgaatttattgaagaaaaagcaccaCTTAGATTCCAGTTCACCAAGCAACATTACTTCTGAGCCCTATCCAGAAAGAAATGGCCAGTTCAGTCCATCTGGTGCTTCATTTGCTCAGATGAACACTAAGG TGCAGAAGAAAGTTGTCAACATACAACCAAGACAGCCCATAAGTGATAATGTGGTGAACGGACATCCTCAAACATTGACAAGAAGAGCTTCATATCCTTGTGAGAATTATGAAACTGAAAGAAAGGGGTTAGGCAAAAGAACATTGGGGGATCCTCAAGTTACAATGGGTACTTCAATGGTAGTGGATGGCTCATTTGTATCATCTATGTCCTCTGATAACTCAGTTGAAGAAAGCAGCTTTCGACAACTTCAGGATGCTGTTAGACAG CTGGATGTCCAAACCAAATTGTGCATTAGAGATGGTTTATACCGACTGGCACGAAGTGCTCAACATAGGCAAGTTTTTCCAAATACAATGAACAGCAATGGAGATAGCCAGGATGTAAAGGATATGCAAAATGCAGAAACTTCGCGCAA GTTTGTCGATCCTCGGAGCATTGAGACACAGACAAACCCAATTGATCGGTCTATAGCTCTGTTACTTTTCCATCAGTCATCGGACCACGTAACTGGAGCAGTTGATGATGCCTCATCACTAAAGTCCCAT AAAAAGCAACACCAGGGCCCTGCTAAAAACCAGGATGTGGTACCAGCTTCATCTATATATTCCCCAAGAGGACAGGGTGGGTTCAAGGATGCAAAATGTCTGGACAATTACTGA
- the LOC133911084 gene encoding serine/arginine-rich splicing factor SC35-like yields MSPSALRPTTSSRSSTATASYKGTIVEEIPKPMGGSRSRSPRRRYQDDYRDRDYRRRSRSRSRVIYEQDRYRDRDYRRCSRTRSISPDYDRKHNRYSRSPAQRSPSHSRSFSPCKAPSSHEETPSGPRHDRSPCSRSPSARS; encoded by the exons ATGTCTCCTTCT GCACTACGGCCGACGACCTCTTCCCGCTCTTCGACCGCTACGGCGAG TTATAAGGGGACGATTGTGGAAGAAATTCCGAAGCCAATGGGTGGTTCCAGAAGCCGTAGTCCAAGACGGAG GTATCAAGATGATTACCGGGACAGAGACTATAGACGGCGAAGCCGGAGCAGAAGTAGGGTGATATATGAACAGGACAGATACAGAGATAGAGATTATCGTCGCTGTAGCAGGACTCGCAGTATTAGCCCCGATTATGACAGGAAACATAACAGATACAG CCGCTCACCTGCACAGAGAAGCCCTAGCCATAGCAGAAGCTTCTCACCTTGTAAGGCGCCTTCTTCTCATGAAGAAACTCCTAGCGGGCCCAGGCATGACCGCTCTCCATGTTCCCGAAGCCCTTCAGCGCGAAGCTGA